In the genome of Cronobacter malonaticus LMG 23826, one region contains:
- a CDS encoding ParB/RepB/Spo0J family partition protein, whose translation MLPEKNEFPIIQIEIAKIKFLNPRTRNKVVHEEIKESIKKRGLSKPISVRAIDEGDFKYALICGQGRIEALVALGETIIPAIIRDVSEEDAYVMSLVENIARRRPRSNELLQVIKDMKIRGLSDSEISEITGYSSNWVSSINMLLDKGEHKLLSAVERGNLPLYLAVQFARCETEEAQDILTEAYDKKLIKSRDIIKIKHILNQRTVGNKGAKAAGFYYHKPSKRMTAEELIELYENSIAEHKSVYNNSKFIKTNLLIVNEIFNIIMMNKSFQHILEQENLSELPSQILTPVNKEVLK comes from the coding sequence ATGCTGCCTGAAAAAAATGAATTCCCAATAATTCAAATTGAGATTGCAAAAATAAAATTTCTTAACCCACGAACAAGAAATAAGGTAGTGCATGAAGAAATAAAGGAAAGCATAAAAAAAAGAGGATTAAGCAAGCCTATAAGCGTAAGAGCTATTGATGAAGGCGATTTCAAATATGCTTTAATTTGTGGTCAAGGGAGAATAGAGGCTCTCGTTGCATTAGGTGAAACTATTATTCCAGCAATTATAAGAGATGTATCAGAAGAAGATGCTTACGTTATGAGTTTAGTTGAAAACATTGCAAGGAGAAGACCACGTTCTAATGAGTTATTACAGGTGATTAAAGACATGAAAATCAGAGGACTTTCAGACTCCGAAATAAGTGAGATTACTGGATATTCATCGAACTGGGTGAGCAGTATTAATATGCTACTTGATAAGGGAGAGCATAAACTTCTCTCAGCAGTCGAACGGGGTAATTTGCCTCTGTATCTCGCAGTGCAATTTGCAAGATGTGAAACTGAGGAAGCACAAGATATTCTTACCGAAGCATATGATAAAAAATTAATAAAAAGTCGGGACATTATAAAGATAAAACACATTCTAAATCAAAGAACAGTTGGGAATAAAGGTGCAAAAGCAGCCGGATTTTATTATCACAAACCATCAAAAAGGATGACTGCAGAGGAGTTGATTGAGCTTTATGAAAATAGTATCGCTGAACATAAATCTGTTTATAACAACTCAAAATTCATAAAAACCAACCTACTAATAGTAAATGAGATTTTTAACATCATAATGATGAATAAAAGCTTTCAACATATACTTGAACAAGAGAATCTTTCAGAACTACCATCTCAGATATTAACCCCAGTAAACAAAGAGGTATTAAAATGA
- a CDS encoding recombinase family protein, whose amino-acid sequence MASENDKNHRVRVAQYLRMSTDHQQYSLHNQSEYIKDYAEKNNMEIAYTYDDAGKSGVSIVGRHSLQQLLSDVEQKKIDIQAVLFYDVSRFGRFQNSDEAAYYSFLFERNGVDLIYCSEPIPTKDFPLESSVILNIKRSSAAYHSRNLSEKVFIGQVNLIKLGYHQGGMAGYGLRRLLVDENGIAKEILSFRKRKSIQTDRVILIPGPKNEIKIVNRIYDLFIDNNVPEFIIAERLNEQNIPAENGTLWTRAKIHQILTNEKYIGNNIYNKTSSKLKSRLVKNPKHEWVRCDKAYKPIISKKKYNKAQEIIQLRSIHLTNEDLLEKLKQKLESNGKLSGFIIDEDDTGPSSSVYRTRFGGLLRAYTLIGYKPEHDYSYLKINEALRSFYSEIIEDFKGEILKSNCHIDEYKYAPMLYINDEFLISVLVTKCIHMKSGKLRWKVRFDNSQKADITIVIRMNSQNISPLDFYIIPKIENEYNKMCMTETNNIRLDLYGFDNLDKLLQIITRMKVRELYAA is encoded by the coding sequence ATGGCTAGCGAAAATGACAAAAATCATAGAGTTAGGGTCGCGCAGTACTTGAGGATGTCTACCGACCATCAGCAATATTCTTTACATAATCAGTCCGAATATATCAAAGATTATGCTGAAAAGAACAATATGGAAATCGCTTATACCTACGATGATGCAGGTAAGAGCGGAGTCAGTATCGTAGGCAGGCATTCTTTGCAGCAGTTACTTAGCGATGTAGAACAAAAGAAAATAGATATACAGGCTGTATTATTTTATGATGTGAGCCGTTTTGGTCGTTTTCAAAATAGTGATGAAGCGGCATATTATTCCTTTCTATTTGAGAGAAATGGTGTAGATCTTATATATTGTTCCGAACCTATACCCACTAAAGATTTCCCTTTAGAGTCCTCTGTTATACTGAATATAAAAAGATCTAGTGCTGCATATCACAGCAGGAATTTATCTGAAAAGGTATTTATAGGGCAAGTAAATTTAATAAAGCTTGGTTATCATCAAGGCGGTATGGCTGGTTATGGGCTGAGACGTCTTTTAGTAGACGAAAATGGCATAGCTAAAGAAATATTGAGTTTCCGCAAAAGAAAGAGTATTCAAACAGATAGGGTAATATTAATTCCGGGACCAAAAAATGAAATAAAAATTGTAAATAGAATATATGATCTCTTTATAGATAATAACGTCCCAGAATTCATTATTGCTGAGAGATTAAATGAACAGAACATACCTGCAGAAAATGGAACATTATGGACTCGTGCAAAAATACATCAAATTTTGACAAATGAAAAATATATTGGAAACAACATATATAACAAAACCTCATCTAAATTAAAAAGTAGGCTTGTAAAAAACCCCAAACATGAATGGGTTAGATGTGACAAGGCATATAAACCTATTATTTCAAAGAAAAAATACAATAAAGCTCAAGAAATAATTCAGCTCCGATCCATTCATTTGACTAATGAAGATCTATTAGAAAAACTAAAACAAAAATTAGAATCTAATGGAAAACTATCAGGCTTTATCATTGATGAAGATGATACAGGCCCTTCATCTTCTGTTTATAGAACCCGATTTGGTGGTCTTTTAAGAGCATATACTTTGATTGGTTATAAGCCAGAACATGATTACAGCTATCTCAAAATAAATGAAGCACTAAGATCATTTTACTCAGAGATAATTGAGGATTTTAAGGGTGAAATTTTAAAAAGTAACTGTCATATAGACGAGTATAAATATGCCCCAATGCTTTACATCAATGATGAGTTTTTAATTTCCGTCCTTGTTACTAAATGCATACATATGAAATCAGGTAAACTTAGATGGAAAGTCCGGTTTGATAACTCACAGAAAGCAGACATAACAATTGTTATACGAATGAATTCACAAAATATTTCACCTCTTGATTTTTATATCATACCAAAGATTGAAAACGAATATAATAAAATGTGCATGACGGAAACAAACAACATTCGATTAGATCTCTATGGATTTGATAATCTTGATAAACTTCTACAAATTATTACTCGCATGAAAGTGAGGGAACTATATGCTGCCTGA